From a region of the Neisseria subflava genome:
- a CDS encoding restriction endonuclease produces the protein MGKQARLYMVRSTQGALYDVFFERGVAALAWPMLAEAAAKGFGREKLTDIYRSAVPDVKLRTAQSGAAQMWRFANELADGDAVLTYSPALRRYRVGRITGGAVHCPQWDDEKMSLVRPVEWLGEVCRDDLSAAAQRALGSVATLFAVSEACAAEIFERMGFQTA, from the coding sequence ATGGGAAAACAAGCCAGACTTTATATGGTTCGCAGCACGCAAGGTGCGCTTTATGATGTATTTTTTGAACGCGGTGTGGCGGCGTTGGCCTGGCCCATGCTGGCCGAAGCGGCGGCCAAGGGTTTTGGCCGTGAGAAACTGACGGATATTTACCGTTCGGCCGTGCCGGATGTGAAATTGAGAACAGCGCAATCGGGTGCGGCTCAGATGTGGCGGTTTGCCAACGAGTTGGCCGATGGAGATGCCGTACTGACCTACTCGCCTGCCTTACGCCGTTATCGGGTCGGCAGGATTACGGGCGGCGCGGTGCATTGTCCGCAATGGGACGATGAAAAAATGTCGCTGGTGCGGCCGGTTGAGTGGCTGGGCGAAGTGTGCCGCGACGATTTGAGCGCGGCGGCGCAACGGGCTTTGGGCAGCGTAGCAACTTTGTTTGCGGTATCGGAAGCGTGTGCGGCAGAAATTTTTGAACGCATGGGTTTTCAGACGGCCTAA